Genomic segment of Truepera radiovictrix DSM 17093:
GGGCCTTTTTGCTGGCGGGGTCGGCGAGCTACACGCTGAGCCCGGCGATGCACAACGCCGCCTTTCGGGCCCTCGGCGCCAGGGCGCACTACGAGGCGCTGGCGCTCGCGGCCGCCGAGCTGCCCGAGGCCGTGGCGCGTCTGCGCGACCCCGGGTGTCTCGGCGCCAACGTCACCATCCCTCACAAGCTGGCCGTTGTGCCCCTGCTCGACACCCTCAGCGAGGCGGCGCGGGCGACCGGGGCGGTCAACACCATCGTGAACCGCGGCGGCGCGCTCGAGGGCCACAACACCGACGCCGCGGGGTTTATGCGGGCGCTCAAAGAGGACGGCGGCTACGACCCGGCGGGCCAGGAGGTCGTGCTGCTGGGCGCGGGCGGTTCGGCGCGGGCGGTGGCGTACGCCCTGTTGCGCTCGGGCGTGGCGCGCCTAGCCGTCTACAACCGCACGCTAGAGCGGGCGCACGCCTTGGCAAGGGCGCTTGGGCCCTACGGCGAGCTCGAGGTGCTCTCTCCAGCACAGCTGAAGGGGCGCGTGCGCAGCGCGGCGCTGCTCGTCAACACTACCTCCGTGGGGCTCTCTGGGGTGCAGGAGGGGGCGTCGCCGCTCCCGGAGGACGCGCTGCCCCGCGCCATGGTGTGCGACATCATCTACCGGCCGCCGCAGACGACGCTCCTTAAACGCGCCTCGGCGGCCGGGCTCGCGGTGCAAAACGGGTTGCCGATGCTCGTCTACCAGGGCGCCGAAGCGCTGACCCTGTGGACTGGTCTGCCAGCGCCCGTCGCGGTCATGCGGGCGGCGGCCGAGGCGGCGCTGGCCGCTTAGTGGCGGCCGTTCGGCGCCCGTCGGGTATCGCTGGTGTGGTTGGTGCGACATCTGCCGGTTGGGTGTGAACTACCAATACCTCTTAGTGCAACACCCCTCGAGGGGTGTAGGTGTCATTGGGAGCGCTTGGCGACGTGTGCGCGCCGCCGGTCAGCTGGTGCTCGCTCAACTACCGCCGTGGTGCTTTCTGCTCGTCATGCACTCTTTCTGCATCATACTCATCTTGTGTGACCGCTCACCTTTGCGCCCTGCACCTTGGAAAGCGCCTCTATGCTCCACGCTTGTATGAGAGATGGGTGGCCGACCCAGGAAGTTCTCTACGCCCGTGCAGGTAAAGAAAAGTTTCGCCTCGCCTCATAAAACTCACATATGGCCTTAACAATTTTAATTGTAGCGCAGGATAAGTTTGCCTCCGCTGAGCGGGTGGCCTCCCCTCGAGCAACCCACGGTGCCCTTAAAGCCTGTGGTGCGCGCACCTTGACCGCGTAGGTCCTCAAAGGGTGCTTAGGCCTGACCGGGGCGGTTTCTGGTCACACTTCCTGAAGCTGAGCAGCGGAGAGGACAAACACTTGAAACGTACGGCGAACCCCAAGGTGGCGCGCAGTAGCTGGGCAGGCGTCCTGACCCTCATTAGTCTTCTTTTTTTAGCGGCCTGTAGCAGCGGTTTAGAGCGCGAGCTTCCAGTTGAGTTGGCGCCGACAAATAGCAGGAGCGAGTGGCACAGC
This window contains:
- a CDS encoding shikimate dehydrogenase; this translates as MKRAFLLAGSASYTLSPAMHNAAFRALGARAHYEALALAAAELPEAVARLRDPGCLGANVTIPHKLAVVPLLDTLSEAARATGAVNTIVNRGGALEGHNTDAAGFMRALKEDGGYDPAGQEVVLLGAGGSARAVAYALLRSGVARLAVYNRTLERAHALARALGPYGELEVLSPAQLKGRVRSAALLVNTTSVGLSGVQEGASPLPEDALPRAMVCDIIYRPPQTTLLKRASAAGLAVQNGLPMLVYQGAEALTLWTGLPAPVAVMRAAAEAALAA